One Halioglobus japonicus DNA segment encodes these proteins:
- a CDS encoding TonB-dependent receptor, protein MTVFKPAVLSTAVASATLLLLPGLAQAQGQLEEVIVTAQKREQSMQDVPVAVTAFSAQQLEKSGVKDMFDLQVNAPSLRVGASQTSTTTTFAIRGVFTSSQNFGLEPSVGLYVDGVYRARQGSMINNLVDISSIEVLRGPQGTLFGRNTPAGAITMSTAMPDFEGTGFIEGTVGDYDLYGLSGAKSFTAIEDVLAFRVTGFGMQRDGYIDIVDGGDDVINDRDRWGARLQALYLPTDSVTVRVIADYSEVDETCCASGSFKNNFVAQDLPPGSAPVFGTDTNIVNIGGTVVDQDDFYDREVAVARPPVSQNEDSGLSVQIDWETDSFTLTSITAYREHDSFDDADIAFTSVDGAYRINDAEQNQFTQELRIANESDRFSYVAGLYYYEQELDNSRQTIVGSDLSGIIGLSPNAFIGGDGSFDVNTQDHTSYAAFGQVDYNITDDLILTAGLRWTYEDKDLENIYTDDAPPSLDFSQDNWGFYFFAPLTPQDDLSESFDDDRITGALKISWFMNDDVMLYASYGTGYKSGGVNADRIEEQFNPLFDAEESESYEVGMKADFPEQAMRLNLAIHRTDTDDLQTSSFQGGGFFLSNAGVAETYGLEADLYWAPTDSTTLTLGYAYNHGEYSDFENGPCWTGTPWHTGEAPPGLNEDGSCDISGGDLSGNAENVVVLTVNQDFTLSDTMTGFIYGEYSWVDDRMTDVNNDPVKYDGDYNLINVRAGLRYEPWDAYVTLWGRNLTDEEYTGTIADAPPRPVASLPTTKNPAPGVSPYARISDPRFCYNARPITPGGAHVQTHPLISQVLGRMFRPSPRAAHDPGRDGRARLGFLRHHPGHGRRLC, encoded by the coding sequence ATGACTGTGTTCAAACCCGCTGTACTCTCCACCGCTGTGGCTTCAGCTACGCTGCTGTTATTGCCCGGCCTGGCCCAGGCCCAGGGCCAGCTGGAAGAAGTGATCGTTACCGCCCAGAAGCGTGAGCAGAGCATGCAGGACGTCCCTGTTGCCGTAACCGCATTTTCTGCCCAGCAACTGGAGAAGTCCGGCGTCAAGGACATGTTCGACCTGCAGGTCAACGCACCGAGCCTGCGCGTTGGTGCCAGCCAGACATCCACGACCACCACCTTTGCGATTCGCGGCGTATTTACCAGCAGCCAGAACTTCGGACTGGAACCCTCAGTGGGGCTGTATGTCGACGGTGTTTACCGAGCGCGTCAGGGTTCCATGATTAACAACCTGGTGGATATTTCCAGCATCGAGGTCCTGCGCGGCCCCCAGGGCACGCTGTTTGGCCGTAATACCCCGGCCGGCGCGATCACCATGTCGACAGCCATGCCCGATTTCGAGGGCACCGGCTTCATTGAAGGCACCGTTGGCGACTACGACCTGTATGGTTTGAGTGGCGCCAAGTCCTTCACCGCCATTGAAGATGTGTTGGCCTTCCGGGTGACCGGCTTTGGTATGCAGCGCGACGGTTACATCGACATCGTCGACGGCGGCGATGACGTGATTAACGATCGCGACCGCTGGGGCGCGCGTCTTCAGGCCCTTTACCTGCCAACAGATTCTGTCACCGTACGGGTAATCGCCGATTACTCGGAAGTCGACGAAACCTGCTGTGCAAGCGGTTCTTTCAAGAATAACTTTGTCGCACAGGACCTGCCCCCGGGCTCGGCACCGGTCTTCGGTACCGACACCAATATCGTCAATATCGGCGGCACCGTTGTCGACCAGGATGACTTCTACGATCGCGAAGTCGCTGTGGCTCGCCCCCCGGTCTCACAGAACGAAGACAGCGGCTTATCCGTGCAGATTGACTGGGAAACAGATTCCTTCACCCTGACCAGCATTACCGCGTATCGCGAGCACGATTCCTTTGACGATGCCGATATTGCATTTACTTCTGTCGATGGCGCCTATCGCATCAACGACGCTGAGCAGAACCAGTTCACCCAGGAACTGCGCATTGCCAATGAGTCTGACAGATTCAGTTACGTCGCCGGCCTCTACTACTATGAACAGGAGCTGGACAACAGCCGCCAGACAATCGTGGGTAGCGATCTGAGCGGCATCATCGGCCTGTCGCCGAATGCCTTTATTGGTGGCGACGGATCCTTCGACGTAAACACCCAGGATCACACCAGCTACGCGGCCTTCGGTCAGGTCGACTACAACATTACCGATGACCTGATCCTGACCGCCGGCCTTCGCTGGACCTACGAAGACAAGGACCTGGAGAACATCTACACCGACGATGCGCCTCCCTCCCTGGACTTTTCCCAGGACAACTGGGGTTTTTACTTCTTCGCCCCGCTGACACCTCAGGATGATCTCAGCGAGAGCTTTGACGACGACCGCATAACCGGCGCCCTCAAAATCAGCTGGTTTATGAATGACGACGTCATGCTGTATGCCTCCTACGGCACCGGCTACAAGTCGGGCGGGGTCAACGCCGACCGGATTGAAGAGCAGTTCAACCCGCTCTTCGATGCCGAGGAATCTGAATCCTACGAAGTCGGCATGAAAGCTGACTTCCCGGAACAGGCCATGCGTCTGAACCTGGCCATCCACCGCACCGACACGGACGACCTGCAGACCAGCTCGTTCCAGGGTGGCGGTTTCTTCCTGTCAAATGCCGGTGTCGCCGAAACCTACGGCCTCGAGGCTGACCTCTACTGGGCGCCGACAGACAGCACTACGCTGACCCTGGGTTATGCCTACAATCACGGTGAATACAGCGACTTTGAAAATGGCCCCTGCTGGACGGGTACCCCGTGGCATACCGGAGAGGCCCCTCCCGGGCTGAACGAAGATGGCAGCTGTGATATCTCTGGCGGCGATCTGTCCGGTAACGCAGAGAATGTAGTGGTACTCACCGTCAACCAAGATTTCACGCTCAGCGACACCATGACGGGCTTCATCTACGGCGAATACTCCTGGGTCGACGATCGCATGACCGACGTGAACAATGACCCGGTGAAGTACGATGGTGACTACAACCTCATCAACGTACGGGCTGGACTGCGCTACGAGCCCTGGGATGCCTACGTCACCTTGTGGGGTCGTAACCTGACCGATGAGGAATACACAGGGACGATTGCAGACGCCCCGCCCAGACCGGTCGCTTCATTGCCTACTACGAAGAACCCCGCACCTGGGGTCTCACCTTACGCAAGGATTTCTGACCCCAGGTTCTGCTATAATGCGCGCCCCATAACCCCCGGTGGCGCGCATGTCCAAACCCATCCACTCATATCGCAAGTACTGGGCCGAATGTTTCGGCCCAGCCCCCGAGCTGCCCATGACCCGGGCAGAGATGGACGCGCTCGGCTGGGATTCCTGCGACATCATCCTGGTCACGGGCGACGCCTATGTTGA
- a CDS encoding HAD-IB family hydrolase, whose protein sequence is MTSFTEHLDGIAAQSPGQTGCIAFFDLDRTLISGYSITALARETARHAAASGEMANASRLVREVLQQRADGSGGNYHRLVKRVARALTGVTEETLYALGRRAASNHLERTLYREAIELVETHRAAGHHLVIVTAASRYQVEPLAAILGIEDICCSQLVVEGGKFTGEVVAPLCYGEGKTLAARRAARRRKTRLSRCYFYTDSSADLPLLKAVGNPVAVNPSTRLADHASEQGWPQLTFSSRGRPDLGQVLRTGALAQTLLATALTGRAASWMGATARQNANLMTRLLGDVGSGCAGLNYEVEGRKHLQRSAPAIYVFNHQSLLDAVVLAHLLRDDVVGLCKQEMASSPIIGPLLKQVDTIFVDREQQDQSDVIARAMATLDSGRSLVIAPEGTRSTLGQLQPFKMGAFVLARKAGVPVIPIVLHNVKDALPKGARVIKPATIRITVLPPIPPEHMRRIRPCCHQLEATYSAILGESLAAALPHSASAREG, encoded by the coding sequence ATGACCTCGTTTACTGAGCACCTCGATGGCATTGCCGCCCAAAGTCCTGGTCAGACCGGGTGTATTGCCTTCTTTGACCTGGATCGCACCCTGATCAGCGGCTACTCGATTACCGCCCTCGCTCGTGAGACCGCGCGTCACGCGGCCGCAAGCGGAGAAATGGCCAATGCCTCACGACTGGTACGCGAGGTGCTTCAACAGCGTGCCGATGGTTCTGGCGGCAACTACCATCGGCTGGTAAAACGGGTGGCACGAGCCCTCACGGGAGTTACCGAAGAAACCCTTTATGCCCTGGGCAGGCGTGCTGCAAGCAATCACCTTGAACGCACGCTTTACAGGGAAGCCATTGAGCTGGTGGAAACGCATCGCGCGGCGGGACACCATCTGGTGATTGTCACAGCGGCGTCGCGCTATCAGGTTGAACCACTGGCGGCCATTCTCGGCATTGAGGACATCTGCTGTAGCCAGTTGGTGGTCGAAGGTGGGAAGTTCACTGGCGAAGTCGTAGCCCCGCTGTGTTATGGCGAGGGAAAAACCCTGGCGGCCCGGCGCGCGGCACGGCGCAGAAAAACCAGGCTGTCTCGCTGTTACTTCTACACCGACTCCAGCGCAGACCTGCCACTACTCAAAGCGGTTGGTAACCCGGTGGCAGTCAACCCTTCCACCCGACTTGCAGACCATGCCAGCGAACAGGGCTGGCCGCAGCTCACGTTCTCCAGTCGCGGCCGGCCCGATCTCGGCCAGGTGCTGCGCACCGGCGCATTGGCACAGACATTACTGGCCACTGCATTAACCGGCCGTGCTGCGTCGTGGATGGGCGCAACGGCCCGCCAGAATGCAAACCTCATGACGCGGCTACTGGGTGACGTGGGATCAGGCTGTGCCGGACTTAACTACGAGGTAGAGGGGCGCAAACACTTGCAGCGCTCAGCGCCGGCTATTTACGTGTTCAACCACCAGAGTCTACTGGATGCCGTGGTGCTTGCCCACCTGCTCCGCGACGACGTCGTTGGACTGTGTAAGCAGGAGATGGCCTCCTCGCCGATCATCGGCCCGTTACTCAAACAGGTGGACACCATTTTCGTCGATCGAGAACAGCAGGATCAAAGTGACGTTATCGCCCGTGCCATGGCCACTCTCGACAGCGGCAGGTCACTGGTTATTGCGCCAGAGGGTACGCGAAGCACTCTCGGGCAGCTCCAGCCGTTCAAAATGGGGGCTTTCGTACTCGCTCGCAAAGCCGGCGTACCCGTCATTCCCATTGTGCTGCACAACGTGAAAGACGCGCTTCCGAAAGGCGCCAGAGTGATTAAGCCCGCCACCATTCGAATCACGGTTCTGCCGCCGATACCCCCAGAACACATGCGACGGATTCGGCCCTGCTGTCATCAGCTCGAGGCAACCTATAGCGCCATCCTGGGAGAATCGCTCGCAGCGGCATTGCCGCACAGTGCCAGTGCCAGGGAGGGCTGA
- a CDS encoding ion transporter, with amino-acid sequence MAVREQTARQKQVYDVIFGTETPAGKTFDIVLIALILASVAVVLLDSIPEYHADYGHLFLRAEWGFTLFFTIEYILRLWCSPNRSAYARSVYGIVDLLAVAPTYLSLILPQAAPLLIIRLLRILRIFRVLRLLSLLREANELAAALRRSARKVFVFFTLMIILATIFGCLMYVIEGSEHGFHSIPHSIYWAIVTITTVGYGDVVPLTSAGRFIASIGMLIGYAVIAVPTGIVTAELTLAQALKNERITRRSRNCSTCASVETDPHAHYCRNCGSELPAPGHKPDN; translated from the coding sequence ATGGCAGTACGCGAACAAACAGCGCGCCAAAAGCAGGTCTACGATGTCATTTTTGGCACGGAGACCCCTGCCGGTAAAACCTTCGATATCGTATTAATCGCCCTCATACTGGCCAGCGTGGCGGTGGTGCTGCTCGACTCTATTCCGGAGTACCACGCTGACTATGGCCACCTGTTTCTCAGGGCAGAATGGGGTTTTACGCTGTTTTTCACCATCGAGTACATTTTACGCCTGTGGTGTTCGCCCAATCGCAGCGCCTACGCACGCAGTGTTTACGGCATCGTCGATCTGCTCGCTGTCGCCCCCACTTATCTGTCTCTGATCCTGCCCCAGGCAGCACCACTGCTGATTATCCGCCTGTTGCGGATTTTGCGAATTTTTCGGGTACTGCGCCTGCTCTCGCTGCTGCGCGAGGCCAATGAACTCGCTGCCGCCCTGCGTCGCAGTGCGCGCAAGGTGTTCGTTTTTTTCACCTTGATGATCATTCTCGCCACTATCTTCGGCTGCCTAATGTATGTCATTGAAGGCAGCGAACACGGTTTTCACAGCATCCCTCACAGCATTTACTGGGCGATTGTGACCATTACCACCGTTGGCTATGGCGACGTGGTACCGCTCACCTCTGCCGGACGGTTTATCGCATCCATCGGCATGTTGATCGGCTACGCGGTCATCGCGGTGCCCACCGGCATAGTCACCGCTGAACTCACCCTGGCCCAGGCCCTGAAGAACGAACGCATTACCCGCCGCTCACGCAATTGTTCCACATGTGCCAGTGTTGAAACTGATCCCCATGCGCACTACTGTAGGAACTGTGGCAGCGAGCTACCCGCGCCGGGGCACAAGCCCGACAATTAA
- a CDS encoding arylesterase, with the protein MQRFLYRLLRVFTVVGLLLVSATTPAQSSATTVLVLGDSISAAYGMSLQEGWVALLARQIAEERPGTKVVNASISGETTGGALRRLPVLLEQHKPDLVVIELGGNDGLRGFPLNDFRDNLTQLATLSQDAGAKVLFLPMQIPPNYGSRYTQGFYDSYARVAEASGSAIGAFILEAVAIDPQLMQEDGIHPKAEAQQTMLETVYPDIRGALP; encoded by the coding sequence ATGCAGCGTTTCCTTTACCGCCTGTTACGCGTATTCACAGTCGTTGGATTGCTTCTGGTGTCCGCGACGACACCTGCCCAGTCCTCCGCCACGACGGTGCTGGTGCTCGGCGATAGTATCAGTGCCGCCTATGGCATGTCTTTACAAGAGGGTTGGGTTGCCTTGCTGGCACGACAGATAGCTGAGGAACGTCCCGGCACTAAGGTCGTCAATGCCAGTATCAGCGGCGAAACCACCGGCGGTGCACTGCGTCGCCTTCCCGTATTACTGGAGCAACACAAGCCGGATCTGGTCGTCATCGAGCTCGGGGGTAACGATGGCCTGCGCGGATTTCCGCTCAATGACTTCCGCGACAACCTAACCCAGCTGGCCACGCTCTCCCAGGACGCAGGTGCGAAGGTGTTGTTCCTGCCGATGCAGATTCCCCCAAATTACGGCTCGCGCTACACCCAGGGGTTCTACGACAGCTATGCAAGAGTGGCCGAAGCCAGCGGCAGCGCAATCGGTGCATTCATTCTCGAAGCGGTGGCGATCGACCCACAACTGATGCAGGAAGACGGTATTCACCCCAAGGCCGAGGCACAGCAGACCATGCTCGAAACCGTATACCCTGACATCCGTGGGGCACTGCCATGA
- a CDS encoding PhzF family phenazine biosynthesis protein, which yields MNIPIYQVDAFTSSVFGGNPAAVMPLAHWLEDRQLQAIAAENNLSETAFLVAADNAWELRWFTPSTEVDLCGHATLASAHALVQHMGVQQPELVFATRSGNLSVTHSHGSYLLDFPAYTLTPDAVDVAVCDALGGMASEVWQVEGTCKKLYVFEFEADVARLAPDFAALVAASAFNVIATAPGDECDFVSRFFGPHVGINEDPVTGSAHCALVPYWSSRLGQARMSARQISERGGRLDCTLQGDRVFMTGEATTYMVGEVSLPL from the coding sequence GTGAATATCCCCATCTATCAGGTAGATGCTTTTACCTCGTCGGTATTCGGCGGCAACCCGGCCGCAGTTATGCCGCTGGCGCACTGGCTCGAAGATCGTCAGTTGCAGGCGATTGCGGCCGAGAACAATCTCTCGGAGACCGCTTTTCTGGTCGCTGCGGACAATGCCTGGGAGCTGCGTTGGTTTACGCCGTCTACCGAGGTGGATCTCTGTGGGCACGCAACGCTCGCCAGTGCGCACGCTCTGGTCCAGCATATGGGCGTACAGCAGCCTGAGCTGGTGTTTGCCACGCGCAGCGGCAACCTGAGCGTGACCCATTCGCATGGCAGCTACTTGCTGGATTTCCCTGCCTACACACTGACGCCCGATGCGGTTGATGTGGCGGTATGCGATGCGCTGGGCGGCATGGCGAGTGAGGTCTGGCAGGTAGAGGGCACTTGCAAAAAATTGTATGTGTTTGAGTTTGAAGCGGATGTCGCCAGGCTAGCACCAGACTTTGCTGCGCTGGTAGCCGCCTCTGCGTTCAATGTGATTGCCACGGCACCGGGCGATGAGTGTGATTTCGTATCTCGCTTCTTCGGCCCGCACGTGGGTATCAATGAAGATCCGGTGACAGGGTCGGCACACTGCGCCCTGGTGCCTTATTGGTCGAGCCGACTGGGTCAGGCGCGAATGAGTGCCCGGCAGATTTCCGAACGGGGAGGCAGGCTCGATTGCACCTTGCAGGGAGATCGCGTGTTTATGACCGGCGAGGCGACTACCTATATGGTCGGCGAGGTCTCGCTGCCGCTTTAG
- the hrpB gene encoding ATP-dependent helicase HrpB has translation MNIPAIADLPIAKVLSELVLTLAGHHELVLQAPPGAGKTTAVPLALLDERWLKGRKILMLEPRRMAARSAAARMAELLGEEVGETVGYRIRLDACVSEATRIEVITEGILTRRLQSDPGLEDVGLVIFDEFHERSLDSDLCLALCLQGRELFREEDPLKLLVMSATLDGDAVATLLDGAPVVTSKGRQYPVTTLYRRTLKLQEAIAPPVTDVVLDALANSQGSALVFLPGQREIRAVARDLGARLSAYPEVDVCPLYGSLKLEQQQRAIAPALEGRRKVVLATNVAETSLTIEGVTIVIDSGLAREPMFDPVTGVTRLVTRRVSQASAEQRRGRAGRLAPGACYRLWSEEQQGRLVSHSSPEILQADLAPLALQLLAWGVSDPQELCWLNTPPQPAWQQAISVLEQCGAVFTHPQSGLQLTPHGVRLAQVPLHPRLAHMLLVGCDIKARETACLLAAVLSERNPLGNESADIADAIALLLGEGKCPERLQGWFRRVWQLARRYARIATEVHQPRGAGFDVGADDVCGILLASAYPDRIAKQRSEGQYQLANGRSASVDRGQAIAGEAWLAVADIGGERGSSTDRIYSATRLNPVCFDGILAELVRREDLVEWDQREERFSAQRRRMVGAIQLKSSPLREVSDEARGEALLGVVRRRGLDILPWDSDTLQWRARVQLLHDSVAEEGGDNPWPDLRDAALLATLEQWLGPWLEPVRKLDDFARLDLQAILTGMLAWPLPLDLERLVPERISVPSGSSIRVDYTQHPPVLAVKLQEMFGCESTPTVAHGKVRLMVHLLSPAQRPLQVTQDLAGFWRGSYQDVKKEMKGRYPKHPWPDDPLQAPATRHTKRRSDA, from the coding sequence ATGAATATCCCCGCAATTGCAGACCTGCCCATTGCCAAAGTGCTCAGCGAGCTGGTGCTGACCCTGGCCGGGCACCATGAGCTGGTGTTACAGGCTCCTCCCGGTGCCGGTAAGACCACGGCAGTTCCTCTGGCGCTGCTGGATGAACGCTGGCTCAAGGGGCGAAAAATTCTCATGTTGGAGCCGCGCCGTATGGCCGCGCGTTCCGCCGCCGCGCGAATGGCCGAGTTGCTCGGTGAAGAGGTAGGCGAGACGGTGGGTTACCGGATTCGCCTGGATGCCTGTGTTTCCGAGGCGACGCGCATCGAGGTGATTACCGAAGGTATTCTGACCAGGCGCTTGCAGAGCGACCCTGGCCTGGAAGACGTTGGGCTGGTGATATTTGACGAATTTCATGAACGCAGCCTCGACTCGGACCTCTGTCTGGCGCTGTGCCTACAAGGCCGTGAACTGTTCCGCGAGGAAGATCCTTTGAAGCTACTGGTGATGTCGGCCACTCTGGACGGCGACGCAGTAGCGACGTTACTCGACGGTGCGCCCGTGGTGACATCAAAAGGGCGGCAGTATCCGGTGACCACCCTCTATCGACGCACCTTGAAGCTCCAGGAGGCGATAGCGCCGCCGGTGACTGACGTGGTTCTCGATGCCCTGGCAAACAGCCAGGGCAGTGCACTCGTCTTCCTGCCGGGGCAGCGCGAAATTCGTGCGGTTGCCAGGGATCTCGGTGCCAGGCTGTCAGCATACCCGGAGGTAGATGTATGTCCCCTCTATGGCAGTCTCAAGCTCGAACAGCAGCAGCGGGCCATAGCGCCAGCACTCGAGGGGAGGCGCAAGGTTGTGCTCGCAACGAACGTGGCAGAGACCAGCCTGACCATAGAAGGCGTCACGATAGTGATTGATTCAGGGTTGGCGCGTGAACCGATGTTTGACCCGGTGACCGGCGTTACCCGACTGGTGACTCGCCGCGTGTCCCAGGCCTCGGCAGAGCAGCGCCGCGGGCGGGCAGGGCGGCTTGCGCCGGGAGCCTGCTACCGGCTCTGGTCCGAGGAACAGCAGGGGCGGCTGGTGAGTCACAGCAGCCCTGAAATTCTGCAGGCGGATCTGGCGCCGCTGGCACTGCAATTATTGGCCTGGGGCGTTAGCGATCCGCAGGAATTGTGCTGGCTGAATACGCCACCGCAGCCAGCCTGGCAGCAGGCGATCAGTGTTCTCGAACAGTGTGGTGCGGTCTTTACGCACCCCCAGAGCGGTTTGCAGCTCACTCCACATGGGGTCCGCCTGGCGCAGGTGCCGTTGCATCCCAGGTTGGCCCACATGCTCCTGGTGGGTTGCGACATCAAGGCCAGGGAGACTGCCTGCCTGCTGGCGGCGGTGCTGTCCGAGCGCAATCCGCTGGGCAACGAAAGTGCCGACATTGCAGACGCTATTGCGCTGCTGTTAGGCGAGGGTAAATGTCCCGAGCGCCTGCAGGGCTGGTTTCGTCGGGTGTGGCAATTGGCCAGGCGTTACGCGCGTATCGCCACTGAAGTACATCAGCCACGGGGTGCAGGTTTTGACGTGGGGGCAGACGATGTGTGCGGTATTTTGCTGGCCAGTGCGTATCCGGACCGGATAGCAAAGCAGCGTAGCGAAGGCCAATACCAGTTGGCTAATGGTCGCAGCGCCAGTGTTGATCGTGGGCAGGCCATTGCCGGCGAAGCCTGGTTGGCGGTGGCGGATATTGGCGGCGAGCGTGGCAGCAGCACTGACCGGATTTACAGCGCTACGCGCTTAAACCCGGTGTGCTTCGACGGCATCCTCGCAGAACTGGTACGTCGCGAGGACCTGGTTGAATGGGACCAGCGCGAGGAACGCTTCAGTGCCCAGCGGCGACGGATGGTAGGCGCAATCCAGCTGAAGTCGTCACCGTTGCGGGAAGTGTCTGACGAGGCCAGGGGCGAGGCGCTATTAGGTGTCGTCCGGCGACGCGGCCTGGATATCCTGCCCTGGGATAGTGACACGCTACAATGGCGCGCCCGGGTGCAACTCTTGCACGATAGCGTAGCCGAGGAGGGCGGTGATAACCCCTGGCCCGATCTTCGCGATGCGGCGTTGCTTGCCACGTTGGAGCAGTGGCTGGGGCCCTGGCTGGAGCCTGTGCGCAAGCTTGACGATTTTGCCCGCCTGGACTTGCAGGCCATTCTGACCGGTATGCTCGCCTGGCCATTACCGCTGGATCTGGAGCGGCTGGTACCTGAGCGCATCAGTGTGCCTTCCGGATCATCAATTCGGGTCGACTACACCCAGCATCCACCCGTGCTGGCTGTAAAACTCCAGGAAATGTTCGGCTGTGAAAGTACGCCCACCGTCGCCCACGGCAAAGTCAGGTTAATGGTTCACTTATTGTCACCTGCACAGCGACCACTGCAGGTGACACAGGATCTCGCCGGGTTCTGGCGCGGTAGCTATCAGGATGTGAAAAAGGAAATGAAGGGGCGCTATCCCAAGCACCCCTGGCCGGATGACCCGCTGCAGGCCCCGGCGACGCGGCATACCAAACGCCGCAGCGACGCTTGA
- a CDS encoding YgiQ family radical SAM protein yields the protein MTRAEMDALGWDSCDIILVTGDAYVDHPSFGMAVIGRTLEAQGFRVGVIAQPDWTSADEFKRLGKPNLFFGVAAGNMDSMINRYTADRKRRNDDAYTPNNEGGKRPDRAVVVYSQRVREAYKDVPLIIGSIEASLRRIAHYDYWSDKVRRSILLDSRADLLLYGNAERAIVDIAHRLADGEDVHNIRDIRGTGFVRKRVPEGWRVIDSSSIDPIGAVEPKINPYDTPQGPECEPDEIAVQQGEDVVRILDRVDDDRPGVIRIPSYEQVKDDSVLYAHASRVLHKETNPHNARPLVQAHGDREVWLNSPPIPLETDELDWVFELPYTRLPHTSYGDARIPAYEMIRHSVNIMRGCFGGCTFCSITEHEGRIIQNRSEDSILREIEAIRDTSPAFTGVISDLGGPTANMWRLACKSREIEAKCRKLSCVFPGICKNLDTNQKPLVELYRKARELPGVKKVLIASGLRYDIAVETPEYVEELVTHHVGGYLKIAPEHTEDAPLGKMMKPGIGTYDRFKAMFEKYSKAAGKEQYLIPYFIAAHPGTSDRDMMNLALWLKRNKYRADQVQTFYPSPMASATAMYYSGKNPLQRITRDSDTMPTVRGLSQRRLHKAFLRYHDPENWPVLRKALKKLGRTDLIGNGKMHLVPPRQPGRRHAVVEPGSKTFATQHNGLPRTPKRKPGRRR from the coding sequence ATGACCCGGGCAGAGATGGACGCGCTCGGCTGGGATTCCTGCGACATCATCCTGGTCACGGGCGACGCCTATGTTGACCACCCTTCTTTCGGCATGGCCGTCATTGGTCGTACCCTGGAAGCGCAGGGCTTCCGGGTAGGCGTTATCGCCCAGCCAGACTGGACCAGTGCCGATGAGTTCAAGCGCCTGGGTAAGCCCAACCTGTTCTTCGGCGTAGCTGCGGGCAACATGGACTCGATGATTAACCGCTATACAGCGGACCGCAAGCGGCGCAATGACGATGCCTACACCCCGAACAACGAGGGCGGAAAGCGGCCTGACCGCGCTGTGGTTGTCTATAGCCAACGCGTGCGTGAAGCGTACAAAGATGTACCGCTCATTATTGGCAGTATCGAAGCCAGCCTGCGCCGGATAGCCCATTACGACTACTGGAGTGACAAGGTCCGTCGCTCAATCCTGCTCGACAGCCGCGCCGACCTGCTGTTGTACGGCAACGCAGAGCGGGCCATTGTCGACATCGCCCATCGACTGGCCGATGGCGAGGATGTGCACAATATCCGCGACATTCGCGGTACGGGCTTTGTCCGCAAACGCGTACCGGAAGGCTGGCGCGTCATCGACTCCAGCTCAATCGACCCGATCGGTGCGGTTGAGCCAAAGATAAACCCCTACGACACCCCGCAGGGCCCTGAGTGTGAGCCGGATGAAATCGCGGTCCAGCAGGGCGAAGATGTGGTGCGAATCCTCGACCGCGTCGACGACGATCGGCCGGGCGTAATACGCATTCCCTCTTATGAACAGGTCAAAGACGACAGCGTGCTCTACGCCCACGCATCGCGCGTGCTCCACAAGGAGACCAACCCGCACAATGCGCGACCGCTGGTGCAAGCGCACGGCGACCGCGAAGTGTGGCTGAACTCACCGCCTATCCCCCTGGAGACCGACGAGCTGGACTGGGTGTTCGAGCTGCCTTATACCCGGCTCCCCCACACCAGCTACGGCGATGCACGTATTCCCGCCTATGAGATGATCCGGCACTCGGTGAACATCATGCGAGGCTGCTTTGGCGGTTGCACCTTCTGCTCAATCACCGAGCACGAAGGACGCATTATCCAGAACCGCTCGGAAGATTCGATACTGCGCGAGATTGAAGCGATTCGCGATACCTCGCCGGCTTTTACCGGCGTCATCTCCGATCTCGGCGGCCCCACCGCCAATATGTGGCGACTAGCCTGCAAGAGCCGGGAGATTGAGGCCAAGTGTCGGAAGCTCAGCTGCGTGTTCCCGGGAATTTGCAAAAACCTCGACACCAACCAGAAACCACTGGTAGAGCTTTACCGCAAGGCGCGGGAATTGCCCGGCGTGAAGAAAGTACTCATCGCGTCGGGACTACGCTATGACATAGCCGTGGAAACCCCTGAATACGTCGAGGAGCTGGTCACCCACCACGTCGGCGGGTACCTGAAGATTGCGCCTGAACACACCGAAGATGCGCCGCTGGGCAAAATGATGAAGCCTGGCATTGGTACCTATGACCGGTTCAAGGCCATGTTTGAGAAATACTCTAAGGCTGCGGGTAAAGAACAGTATCTCATCCCCTACTTCATTGCCGCTCACCCCGGCACTTCGGATCGTGATATGATGAACCTCGCCTTATGGCTGAAGCGCAATAAGTATCGCGCCGACCAGGTGCAGACCTTCTACCCGTCGCCAATGGCCAGCGCCACGGCCATGTACTACAGCGGCAAGAACCCGCTACAGCGCATTACCCGTGACAGCGACACCATGCCTACGGTGCGCGGCCTGAGCCAGCGGCGTCTGCACAAGGCGTTTCTGCGCTACCACGACCCGGAGAACTGGCCAGTATTGCGCAAGGCACTCAAAAAGCTTGGGCGAACGGATCTGATCGGCAATGGCAAAATGCACCTGGTGCCGCCGCGCCAACCCGGGCGTCGTCACGCCGTGGTTGAGCCCGGCAGCAAGACCTTTGCCACCCAGCATAACGGCCTGCCCCGCACCCCGAAGCGCAAACCCGGCCGCCGGCGCTGA